The proteins below come from a single Vitis vinifera cultivar Pinot Noir 40024 chromosome 9, ASM3070453v1 genomic window:
- the LOC100256503 gene encoding metal tolerance protein C4, translated as MQRSINKKIGSCLLRFTPSPSPALLTRHHYSHFPLSRLLTLSQFLHSSPSFNHNLQQPSSYCKFPENGALFFAPRPILRNFLCSCGTSLDSNRHYINRNFFTRAKEVKNIEINDQHSQRAVRTALWCNFLVFSLKFGVWLTTSSHVMLAEVVHSAADFANQALLAYGLSSSRRAPDAIHPYGYSKERFVWSLISAVGIFCLGSGATIVHGVQNLWTSHPPANIQYAALVIGGSFLIEGASLVVAIHAVKKGAAAEGMKVRDYVWRGHDPTSVAVMTEDGAAVTGLIIAGASLVAVNTTGNPIYDPIGSIVVGNLLGMVAIFLIQRNRHALIGRAIDAHDMEKVLNLLKNDPVVDALYDCKSEVIGPGFFRFKAEIDFNGVVVVQNYLKRTGRETWARQFREAAKEEDDSALLRMMSNYGEEVVTALGSEVDRLEKEIQELVPGIRHVDIEAHNPTGPSP; from the exons ATGCAGAGAAGCATCAACAAGAAGATAGGCTCTTGCCTTCTTCGATTCACGCCTAGCCCATCTCCAGCTCTCCTCACGCGCCACCACTACTCCCATTTCCCCCTCTCTCGCCTCCTCACTCTCTCCCAATTCCTACATTCCTCTCCATCCTTCAACCACAACCTTCAACAACCCAGCTCTTACTGTAAATTCCCAGAAAATGGAGCCCTTTTTTTCGCTCCAAGGCCCATATTGCGGAATTTTCTGTGCAGTTGTGGGACCTCTTTAGATTCTAATCGCCATTATATCAATCGTa ATTTTTTTACTAGAGCCAAGGAAGTTAAGAACATTGAAATCAATGATCAGCACAG CCAACGAGCAGTCAGAACTGCATTATGGTGTAACTTCCTCGTCTTTTCTCTCAAGTTTGGGGTCTGGTTAACAACCTCTAGCCATGTTATGTTGGCTGAAGTTGTGCACTCAGCCGCAGATTTTGCAAATCAG GCTCTTCTTGCATATGGTCTGAGTAGCTCAAGGCGTGCTCCAGATGCTATCCACCC TTATGGCTATTCGAAGGAAAGATTCGTTTGGTCTCTGATTTCTGCCGTTGGTATATTTTGTCTTGGTTCTGGTGCTACAATTGTTCATGGAGTACAAAATTTGTGGACTTCACAT CCTCCTGCAAATATTCAGTATGCGGCTTTGGTTATTGGTGGTTCATTCCTCATTGAAG GTGCTTCTCTTGTAGTAGCCATACATGCTGTCAAGAAAGGGGCAGCTGCAGAGGGAATGAAGGTGAGAGATTATGTTTGGCGTGGTCATGATCCTACATCTGTTGCAGTCATGACAGAG GATGGTGCTGCAGTTACTGGTCTTATTATTGCAGGAGCATCACTAGTTGCTGTAAATACGACTGGAAATCCAATTTATGACCCAATAGGTTCAATTGTGGTTGGTAATTTACTTGGAATG GTAGCTATATTTCTCATCCAGAGGAATCGGCATGCATTGATTGGTAGAGCAATTGATGCTCATGATATGGAAAAGGTTCTTAATTTGTTGAAAAATGATCCG gtAGTTGATGCTCTATATGATTGTAAAAGTGAGGTGATTGGACCTGGGTTCTTTAGGTTTAAGGCAGAAATAG ATTTCAATGGCGTGGTGGTGGTGCAAAATTATCTGAAAAGGACAGGACGTGAAACATGGGCCAGACAG TTTCGGGAAGCTGCAAAGGAGGAGGACGATTCTGCACTGCTGCGGATGATGTCAAACTATG GTGAGGAAGTGGTTACAGCTCTGGGTAGTGAAGTTGACAGGCTAGAAAAGGAGATCCAGGAGCTTGTTCCTGGCATTCGGCATGTAGATATTGAGGCCCACAATCCGACAGGACCATCTCCATGA